A window from Kluyveromyces lactis strain NRRL Y-1140 chromosome E complete sequence encodes these proteins:
- the PEX10 gene encoding ubiquitin-protein ligase peroxin 10 (similar to uniprot|Q05568 Saccharomyces cerevisiae YDR265W PEX10 RING finger peroxisomal membrane peroxin required for peroxisomal matrix protein import interacts with Pex12p links ubiquitin-conjugating Pex4p to protein import machinery mutations in human homolog cause a variety of peroxisomal disorders), with protein MAPDMKFPFADAPSIVQAHQKDDTVENLLLQKIQDVLRKVKGQQFTNRYVSEIMILSKLIYLSITTLRYRRTLGEEYVDLAYVDRRGKGVARLLRRIGFAISYCGVPWILSKVFYKYKLNERGSGFLKVFNGKSFRDILDSTLNLHLIIFYLSGQYYDISKRIFGMRYVVGHEMNKNEVEFKKKSSQNYKILGFILGMQLASKLLPQIAEYIADRIGTDDGKSHKSLSALAKKHTSKDLSDLEVLPFIKEDSRKCVLCLNYMLDPSATPCGHLFCWDCIMEWTLERQECPLCRQRCPRQLTIPVR; from the coding sequence ATGGCACCAGACATGAAGTTCCCATTTGCTGATGCACCTAGTATAGTTCAGGCGCATCAAAAGGATGATACTGTGGAAAACTTGCTGTTACAAAAGATCCAGGATGTACTACGGAAAGTTAAGGGACAACAGTTCACTAACAGGTATGTTAGTGAGATAATGATCCTCAGCAAGTTGATATACTTGTCAATTACAACACTAAGGTATAGGAGAACGCTTGGAGAAGAGTACGTTGATTTGGCGTATGTTGATAGGCGAGGAAAAGGTGTTGCGAGACTCCTGCGAAGGATTGGTTTCGCTATCAGTTATTGTGGGGTACCGTGGATATTATCGAAAGTATTCTACAAGTATAAGCTCAATGAGAGGGGATCtggtttcttgaaagtaTTCAATGGCAAGAGTTTCAGGGACATCTTGGATTCCACTTTGAATTTGCACTTAATTATATTCTACTTGAGCGGACAGTATTATGATATCTCAAAGAGAATATTTGGAATGAGATATGTGGTTGGCCATGAAATGAACAAGAATGAGGTagaattcaagaagaagtcatCGCAAAACTACAAGATTCTTGGTTTTATACTTGGTATGCAATTAGCTTCTAAGCTTTTACCGCAGATTGCAGAATACATCGCTGACAGAATTGGAACAGATGATGGGAAGAGCCACAAGAGTTTAAGTGCATTAGCTAAAAAACACACCTCAAAAGATCTTAGCGATCTAGAAGTCCTACCTTTCATCAAAGAGGATTCACGTAAGTGTGTTTTATGTCTTAACTATATGCTGGATCCCAGCGCGACTCCGTGTGGTCACCTTTTCTGCTGGGATTGTATCATGGAATGGACGTTAGAAAGACAGGAGTGTCCATTATGCAGGCAAAGGTGTCCGAGACAGCTGACGATACCTGTTAGATAA
- the SHE4 gene encoding She4p (similar to uniprot|P51534 Saccharomyces cerevisiae YOR035C SHE4 Protein containing a UCS (UNC-45/CRO1/SHE4) domain binds to myosin motor domains to regulate myosin function involved in endocytosis polarization of the actin cytoskeleton and asymmetric mRNA localization): MNKVWDRIVGSDSADAQSVLKERCSSPKDVTDLLHVIQNWTSEIHNNGEETRCWKCVPMLAGYVKDWGQLEFLCRRILLRSSIQEIRPLLLVTMKSLMSNHSDNTEQKCGNILQQLLIEAEEDSGNVSLRLLVDAMSLVFPICLGVCRDMFLSTDFQDILTRNLNSSADDEHLVNGALRLLAVSCIDEAVRRFIAEHYLKTLQQSFKVEKYKVLTALVLIKIWSFTKIEKETLNSCINLFIDSLSNGENIEINTEALAYLTLKPSVRVLLRGNGDVCLKIIELIKSQDTTPTDLYGLLIILANVSEHPSQNEDTVDKLKASLKTNQEKNDEPTLENVKDIEEFNRDYIIDLDLIGSLKSIKLSTSSYNQAIRIIYNVTRDKTQISECVKQGAGLMLLVFLAQKRNLSKDEWYLLSIRALSKTLIYVNPETAFSKYSPLSAAPFLFENLPLPNDNALSELQFTQLDTYEALLALTNLATINQGVDLGKIILSNAQYWDSIENLLLDSSVRIQRSTLELISNLMSNPMAISAKFFCFENPKSAQNFEILVKLLELHDIQSQRAVAAIFANIASTVPFICKELSEKRNLIETAIRVFKTQNTDTDLRIRLLVLLSSIFNANAHAVACVKNDEEFVKELQKYRNTPSQKDPLTPELSKEILSLIN; this comes from the coding sequence ATGAATAAAGTTTGGGATAGAATTGTTGGCAGTGATAGTGCCGATGCTCAAAGtgtattgaaagaaagatgtTCATCTCCGAAGGACGTGACGGATTTGTTGCACGTTATTCAAAACTGGACCTCAGAGATACATAACAATGGCGAGGAAACACGATGCTGGAAGTGTGTGCCGATGCTTGCCGGTTATGTGAAGGATTGGGGTCAATTGGAGTTTCTTTGCAGAAGAATACTTTTAAGAAGTAGCATACAAGAGATACGGCCATTACTTCTTGTAACGATGAAATCGTTGATGTCCAACCATTCAGATAATACGGAGCAGAAGTGTGGGAATATACTACAACAATTGTTAATTGAAGCCGAGGAAGATTCTGGCAATGTTTCTTTACGTTTGCTTGTAGATGCTATGTCTTTGGTGTTCCCTATCTGCCTTGGCGTTTGTAGAGACATGTTTCTTTCGACAGATTTCCAGGACATATTGACTAGgaatttgaattcttcagcGGATGATGAACATCTTGTAAACGGGGCTCTTCGTCTCTTGGCTGTTTCCTGTATTGACGAAGCAGTCAGAAGATTCATTGCAGAGCATTACCTTAAGACGTTACAACAATCATTTAAGGTCGAGAAGTATAAAGTACTGACTGCGTTGGTTTTGATCAAGATCTGGTCATTCACTAAGatagaaaaggaaactcTTAACTCTTGCATCAACCTTTTCATCGACTCGCTTTCGAATGGCGAAAATATCGAGATTAATACTGAAGCTTTAGCTTACTTGACATTGAAGCCCTCTGTCAGAGTCTTGCTACGAGGTAACGGTGATGTATGTTTGAAAATAATCGAGCTGATCAAGTCACAGGACACTACACCGACTGATCTATACGGACTCTTGATTATATTAGCAAACGTAAGTGAGCACCCGTCACAGAATGAGGATACAGTCGATAAATTAAAAGCTTCATTGAAAACCAaccaagaaaagaatgacGAGCCGACATTGGAAAATGTTAAGGACATAGAAGAGTTTAACCGTGATTATATTATCGATTTAGACTTGATCGGTTCTTTAAAATCGATAAAACTATCCACCTCATCTTACAATCAAGCCATAAGAATCATATATAATGTGACAAGAGATAAAACACAGATATCAGAATGTGTGAAACAGGGTGCTGGATTGATGCTCTTGGTATTTTTAGCACAAAAAAGGAACCTTTCTAAAGATGAATGGTATCTTCTATCGATAAGAGCACTATCGAAAACACTCATCTATGTGAATCCAGAGACTGCGTTCAGCAAATATTCACCGTTGAGCGCAGCACCGTtcttatttgaaaatttaCCTTTACCAAATGACAACGCTTTATCGGAACTTCAATTCACACAATTAGATACTTACGAAGCATTATTAGCGTTGACAAATTTGGCTACTATAAACCAGGGAGTAGATCTCGGCAAAATCATCTTGAGTAATGCTCAGTATTGGGATAGTATAGAGAATCTCTTATTGGATTCATCGGtcagaattcaaagatcGACATTAGAACTTATTTCCAATTTAATGTCCAATCCAATGGCTATCTCTGCAAAGTTCTTCTGCTTTGAAAACCCTAAGAGTGCACAGAATTTCGAAATACTGGTCAAGCTTCTCGAACTTCACGATATACAATCTCAGAGAGCCGTTGCTGCCATATTTGCCAATATTGCAAGCACCGTTCCGTTCATTTGCAAAGAACTATCTGAGAAGCGAAACCTTATCGAAACAGCAATAAGAGTCTTTAAAACACAAAACACGGATACAGACCTCAGGATAAGATTACTCGTACTCTTGTCATCTATCTTCAACGCCAATGCGCATGCTGTCGCATGTGTCAAgaatgatgaagaatttgtaAAAGAATTGCAAAAATATCGTAATACTCCATCTCAAAAAGATCCATTAACACCAGAATTATCGAAAGAAATACTTTCTctaatcaattga
- a CDS encoding uncharacterized protein (similar to uniprot|P39010 Saccharomyces cerevisiae YDR264C AKR1 Palmitoyl transferase involved in protein palmitoylation), with amino-acid sequence MTAEEVDKESDPAIEDVKSDYDAIELGNENENENEVVSLDSMKAVISRASSELKHENDQGEERDLGSVEKDPILERYHAACKQGDMKTLREMVESKVIDLSNDYDPKERVSGLHWACINNRLSAVKYLAGAGAEVNFKGGELDATPLHWASKSGLVYIVDELLKAGADPNITDSQGYNLLHTSVFSSNIMLVIYVLFFVVDGKEDVDQPDPHQRTALQWATYQADALTVENLLKFNADVKNADDAGFTALHWGTVKGSIPVMDLLIKHGSDFFQTTNDGKNCFTIGKELYSIGSLEASLYKNGFDKNGFPLPQYFSASTGKMLTFFLPWVLIPLVFYIFSKITFFIALLINTIVLVISGLVLSRLVVPSYLLSKRHPILNSPLLAGILSGTIAIAFFIWFTKISILTFTEKPVGNIIMLGFFIGLITLFIGLMKSDPGYIPGTVDHDKVRETIKELLSLGKFDAKHFCVHTWIRIPLRSKYDRDSACLISAFDHFCPWVYNQIGLLNHKLFYMFVVLLEISVWWFLPLMMEYFDELEDYLENRKGKHFGDCHFLGDEDLCFGLHHDTFNFLLLCWVIFQAFWVLCLIAVQTVQMLKGVTDYEFVQINKKLKSNGTTTEDIFSSTPPELMSEELIAELDAPALDPRQVPQRTCFTVCCTLLGLDKLVTMIKSVLRLKSDEPSSRSSHLSALARIPTDYGWKQNLKDFWLLPDTSSPLWRRILLPPKDSHALLNGMEVDYYTLYTLPNATEELV; translated from the coding sequence ATGACAGCTGAAGAGGTCGATAAGGAATCAGATCCTGCAATAGAAGATGTTAAATCGGATTATGACGCAATTGAACTTGGGAATGAGAATGAGAATGAGAATGAGGTTGTATCATTGGATTCAATGAAGGCAGTTATATCCAGGGCTTCTAGCGAGCTTAAGCACGAAAATGATCAAGGTGAGGAGCGTGATTTGGGTAGTGTTGAGAAAGATCCGATTCTTGAGAGGTATCATGCAGCGTGCAAACAAGGTGATATGAAAACTCTACGCGAAATGGTGGAATCGAAAGTGATTGATTTATCGAATGATTATGACCCCAAGGAACGTGTATCTGGACTACATTGGGCATGTATTAACAACAGATTGTCTGCAGTTAAGTATCTAGCTGGTGCAGGTGCAGAAGTAAATTTTAAAGGCGGCGAACTTGACGCGACGCCTCTACATTGGGCATCCAAGTCCGGTTTAGTGTACATTGTGGATGAGCTCTTGAAAGCCGGTGCAGATCCTAATATTACCGATAGCCAGGGCTACAATTTACTTCATACAAGCGTTTTCTCATCCAATATCATGTTAGTGATATATGTCCTTTTTTTCGTCGTTGATGGGAAAGAGGATGTGGATCAACCAGATCCGCACCAAAGAACTGCATTGCAGTGGGCCACTTACCAGGCAGATGCGTTGACTGTGGAAAATCTACTTAAGTTTAACGCAGATGTCAAGAACGCAGATGATGCTGGTTTTACTGCTTTACATTGGGGTACTGTGAAGGGAAGTATTCCTGTTATGGATCTCTTGATTAAACATGGATCAGATTTCTTCCAGACTACCAACGATGGTAAAAACTGCTTCACAATAGGGAAAGAATTGTATTCTATTGGCAGCCTTGAAGCATCTTTGTACAAGAATGGATTCGATAAAAATGGATTCCCTTTGCCCCAATATTTTTCTGCTAGTACTGGGAAAATGCTAACATTCTTCTTGCCATGGGTTTTGATTCCATTAGTGTTTTACATCTTTTCTAAAATAACTTTCTTCATTGCGCTCTTGATCAATACAATAGTATTGGTTATTTCTGGCTTAGTTCTATCAAGACTCGTTGTTCCATCGTACCTTCTTTCCAAGAGACACCCTATACTTAACTCACCTTTACTAGCGGGTATCTTGTCTGGTACAATAGCTATAGCCTTCTTCATTTGGTTTACGAAAATATCGATATTGACATTTACGGAGAAACCTGTCGGTAACATTATCATGCTAGGCTTCTTCATCGGGTTAATCACTCTATTTATTGGTCTTATGAAGTCAGATCCTGGGTACATTCCTGGAACTGTAGACCATGACAAAGTTAGAGAGACCATTAAAGAGCTATTATCATTGGGAAAATTTGATGCCAAACACTTCTGTGTTCATACTTGGATCAGAATCCCTCTTAGATCGAAATATGACAGAGATTCTGCCTGTCTAATATCGGCATTTGATCATTTTTGTCCATGGGTTTACAACCAAATTGGTTTATTGAATCACAAGTTGTTTTACATGTTTGTAGTGCTGTTGGAAATATCAGTATGGTGGTTCTTACCTCTCATGATGgaatattttgatgaattggaagaCTATTTAGAGAATAGAAAGGGTAAACATTTTGGAGATTGCCATTTTCTAGGAGACGAAGATCTATGTTTCGGGTTACATCATGATAcattcaattttcttttactGTGTTGGGTTATATTCCAAGCCTTTTGGGTACTGTGTTTGATAGCAGTTCAAACTGTACAGATGTTGAAGGGCGTTACGGATTACgaatttgttcaaataaatAAGAAGCTAAAATCTAACGGAACTACCACGGAAGATATCTTCAGCTCAACCCCACCAGAACTTATGagtgaagaattgattGCTGAGCTAGATGCTCCCGCATTGGATCCAAGACAAGTACCTCAAAGGACGTGCTTCACAGTTTGCTGTACTTTGCTAGGTCTTGACAAATTGGTGACAATGATAAAATCAGTACTCCGTCTGAAGTCAGATGAACCTTCTTCTCGTTCATCCCACCTCAGTGCACTAGCACGTATCCCTACCGATTACGGGTGGAAgcagaatttgaaagatttctGGCTACTACCTGATACTTCATCACCATTATGGAGGAGAATATTGCTACCTCCAAAGGACAGTCATGCACTATTAAATGGAATGGAAGTGGACTATTACACTCTATATACATTACCAAATGCTACCGAAGAGCTTGTATGA
- a CDS encoding exonuclease 1 family protein (some similarities with uniprot|P39875 Saccharomyces cerevisiae YOR033C EXO1 5'-3' exonuclease and flap-endonuclease involved in recombination double-strand break repair and DNA mismatch repair member of the Rad2p nuclease family with conserved N and I nuclease domains), whose protein sequence is MGVSGLLPQLKPIQNPVSLARYQGETLAIDGYAWLHRSAHSCAMELAMDQPTDKYLQFFIKRISMLRHFKITPFFVFDGDSIQVKKETELKRAEKRKENREKAHALFEAGDRRLAYDYFQKCVSITPDMAKCVIEYLQMNSIPYVVAPYEADAQMVYLEKQGLVQGIISEDSDLLVFGCTRLITKLNDNAECIEIDRRNFERLNEGKFPLSKLTEDQLRSLVCLSGCDYTSGIPKVGLVTAMKYVVKNRTMEQMIMAIKREGKLSVPHTFWEEYQYANFAFQFQRVWCPLNERLVTLNAIPNELLNNEKLFNCIGHAIHKEWKIKDVIFDFEDVDHHLHKRISLGELNPYDFNKPLVNREHKLRLKSQSVVMTIDKFCTAKTTAGSSANSKSMNAFIARKSQSLNNGSGIMSKLETALKRRKLSGPANEHSTKKVVNSQFFAAKREPKAVPKVEPKPEPGLAYSAAFHSDTFSDVMLLDSDEESETQTGEQQKKEPSQKLSQEDVETEVPSSLVPSSEPDSSFNEKEKKDALSMAEEESEVLSEVEEKEKTEEEDLQKKQDNQILAALRNKFLHTGGLTENIETSKNRPKERVPLKNVTNIMRVTSTKTKIPEISSQPIPKPIPTPRPARRTMSGAMTAMQSSVARSESSGFSSGSTSSTISLSQFAYSRK, encoded by the coding sequence ATGGGTGTTTCTGGACTACTTCCGCAGTTAAAGCCGATACAGAATCCCGTGAGCTTGGCTCGTTATCAAGGCGAGACGTTGGCAATTGACGGGTATGCATGGTTACATAGGTCAGCACACTCATGCGCTATGGAACTTGCCATGGACCAGCCTACTGACAAATAtttacaatttttcatcaagagAATTTCAATGTTAAGGCATTTCAAGATTACTCCATTCTTTGTATTCGATGGTGATTCTATTCAAGTGAAGAAAGAGACTGAGCTGAAGAGGGCAGAGAAACGGAAAGAGAATAGGGAGAAAGCACATGCATTGTTCGAAGCTGGAGATAGGAGGTTGGCTTACGATTATTTCCAAAAATGCGTTAGCATCACCCCGGATATGGCTAAATGTGTCATTGAGTATCTGCAAATGAATTCGATACCGTATGTCGTTGCACCTTATGAAGCAGATGCCCAGATGGTGTATTTGGAAAAACAGGGGTTAGTCCAGGGGATCATTTCGGAGGACTCTGATTTATTAGTTTTTGGATGCACAAGATTAATTACGAAGTTAAATGATAATGCTGAGTGCATAGAGATTGATAGACGTAACTTTGAGAGGTTGAATGAGGGCAAATTCCCATTAAGCAAATTGACCGAAGATCAATTGAGATCCTTGGTATGTCTAAGTGGATGTGATTATACATCTGGAATCCCAAAAGTAGGTCTTGTCACAGCAATGAAATATGTGGTGAAGAACCGAACCATGGAGCAAATGATCATGGCAATTAAGAGGGAGGGGAAGCTTAGTGTACCACACACCTTTTGGGAAGAGTATCAATATGCGAATTTTGCATTTCAATTCCAACGGGTTTGGTGTCCACTGAACGAAAGACTAGTGACATTGAATGCTATACCAAACGAACTACTGAATAACGAAAAGTTATTCAATTGCATAGGCCATGCGATCCATAAGGAATGGAAGATCAAAGATGTgatttttgattttgaagacGTAGACCACCATTTGCATAAACGGATCAGTCTTGGAGAACTGAATCCGTAcgatttcaataaaccTTTAGTTAACAGAGAGCATAAATTACGTTTGAAGTCACAATCTGTCGTAATGACAATTGATAAGTTTTGTACCGCAAAGACCACAGCAGGTAGTAGTGCGAACAGCAAATCTATGAATGCGTTCATAGCACGTAAGAGCCAATCACTAAACAACGGATCAGGCATCATGAGTAAATTGGAGACAGCACTAAAGAGGAGAAAACTTAGCGGTCCTGCCAACGAACACTCGACGAAGAAAGTTGTAAATAGTCAATTCTTCGCTGCTAAGCGGGAACCAAAAGCGGTGCCTAAAGTGGAGCCAAAGCCTGAACCAGGCCTTGCATATTCTGCAGCTTTCCACTCTGACACATTTTCTGATGTGATGTTGTTAGACTCGGATGAAGAGTCGGAGACTCAGACTGGAGAGCAGCAGAAAAAAGAGCCGTCTCAGAAACTGAGTCAGGAAGACGTCGAGACAGAAGTACCCAGCAGTCTGGTACCCAGCTCTGAACCAGACTCATCGTTCAATgaaaaggagaagaagGACGCTCTGTCAAtggcagaagaagaatctgaaGTCTTGAGcgaagttgaagaaaaggagaaaacagaggaagaagacttacaaaagaaacagGACAATCAAATACTAGCAGCATTGAGAAACAAATTCTTGCATACCGGAGGGTTAACAGAGAATATCGAGACCTCGAAGAACAGACCAAAGGAAAGAGTTCCATTGAAAAACGTAACTAACATTATGAGAGTTACTTCTACCAAGACAAAAATACCCGAAATATCTTCCCAACCAATACCCAAGCCAATACCCACACCAAGACCTGCACGTAGAACCATGTCTGGAGCCATGACTGCGATGCAATCATCAGTAGCTAGGAGTGAATCCAGTGGATTCAGTTCCGGATCCACTTCTAGCACAATATCGTTATCCCAATTTGCATACTCGAGGAAATAG
- the HMS1 gene encoding Hms1p (some similarities with uniprot|Q12398 Saccharomyces cerevisiae YOR032C HMS1 C2H2 zinc-finger protein with similarity to myc-family transcription factors; overexpression confers hyperfilamentous growth and suppresses the pseudohyphal filamentation defect of a diploid mep1 mep2 homozygous null mutant), whose protein sequence is MPFTHSVNLGAPSSFSEVDMFLQSLTSEESSDADSYDFFSPESQQMRQSFQSTGTNGNGNININGNGYVNGRSQMDSVPQGAFNPQYLNAGMKARDSDDVSPSSVGVSGMASVSIGQVPQDVRSMRSSNGISSLGTSPHGYNEQTFIPQSLPLDQVNSASFGSTSSSDHYNNNSPFDLSDTELKPSITNDTDLVPHVMIKSESDSWGEYNGRNGGVNAPNRNEAKSGYLVVDNKLGPINLTSAAISGAAAAAAAAAATTTNRPGSTFTGNVGSSSSSSDIMMRGDMGLQPSSSPAESNDSRSSHGTIGVGSYGNGTSANGKVGKPKKERTSHNVIEKKYRTNINNKIVQLKEIIPSLCVTMKREEGIPVTELDHLRLDGLQPAKKLNKASILVKTIEYIQHLENHVERLKLENEQLKQGQTFSTPLSVRNNSTSESSNGHQSSSDTTPHYHSGANVSNAYPTDVNASSSFRNKMLLDGLAMTMGANCFNGDSSDFQTVRGLMAMPVFHYSPMNGFTVSNSNGNINVFSSFLSLFRLGAFFFIIFYLVTQLISEKQSSKPQANVADFVVDYADSLKFNSNSNIVETLKKTLFINKLKYPENSMERLENEIMKCFAIKLWKSPFKILVSNQVEKTWSSLTKKVNDINEKSKDGIDNQDWKAITNILEASIEETLGNETLLSKLTESKDGFNLSSFVQFVNSSIINQKVESVINDVFLVSCEDDESAVSQIDDIFKDSVKGNKEFESLGLTPILDCIFHPSNNHIKELTDKLKVEKSSLDADSKNDIVRILHSCIISSLISEKKFYEVSYWVNRIPLSLLDENLSILSVFSLYIAIKKVLDNHENIEDISKISAKLEYISGKLRIWIGSNSGNTLQLDTRGKLVDFFVDSALKFNSLVGSDDEEDEDHDDDEYDLDDEEDGDLFDDDDNEDLETDQTELGGKLN, encoded by the coding sequence ATGCCGTTCACTCATAGTGTTAATTTAGGAGCTCCCAGCTCATTTTCCGAGGTAGATATGTTTTTGCAGTCGTTGACTAGCGAGGAAAGTAGTGATGCTGACAGTTATGACTTCTTTTCTCCTGAATCGCAACAGATGCGTCAGAGTTTCCAAAGTACAGGTACAAATGGCAATGgtaatataaatataaatgGAAATGGCTACGTGAACGGTCGTTCGCAGATGGATTCAGTTCCTCAAGGTGCGTTTAATCCGCAGTATTTGAATGCTGGTATGAAAGCTAGAGATTCAGATGATGTTTCTCCTTCTTCCGTTGGTGTGTCGGGTATGGCTTCCGTTTCCATTGGACAAGTACCCCAGGATGTCAGATCTATGAGAAGTTCAAATGGGATTTCCAGTCTTGGGACTTCTCCCCATGGTTACAATGAACAGACTTTCATTCCTCAGTCGCTGCCACTGGACCAGGTGAATTCTGCGTCCTTTGGatctacttcttcttcagacCACTATAATAACAACAGTCCGTTCGATTTGAGTGACACAGAACTAAAACCTTCCATTACAAATGATACAGACCTGGTGCCCCATGTGATGATTAAATCCGAGAGCGATAGTTGGGGCGAATACAATGGCCGTAACGGTGGTGTTAATGCTCCGAATAGAAATGAGGCTAAATCTGGTTACTTGGTCGTTGATAATAAGCTCGGTCCAATTAATTTGACCAGTGCCGCTATATCCGGTGCAGCAGCGGCAGCAGCCGCCGCTGCTGCCACTACTACCAACCGTCCTGGTTCTACTTTCACTGGTAATGTTGGTAGTTCAAGTTCGTCTTCCGATATAATGATGAGAGGAGATATGGGATTACAACCATCGTCTTCGCCAGCAGAATCAAACGACTCCAGATCCAGCCACGGCACCATTGGTGTTGGTTCATATGGTAATGGTACTAGTGCCAATGGGAAAGTAGGTAAaccaaagaaggaaagGACTTCTCACAACGTTATTGAGAAGAAGTACCGTACcaatatcaacaacaagattGTTCAGTTGAAGGAAATCATTCCCTCGCTTTGTGTTACCATGAAGAGAGAAGAGGGTATCCCAGTGACTGAACTCGACCATCTAAGATTGGACGGTTTACAACCTGcaaagaaattgaacaagGCTTCTATCTTAGTGAAGACTATCGAATATATCcaacatttggaaaatcACGTCGAAAGGTTGAAACTAGAAAATGAACAGTTGAAACAAGGTCAAACTTTCTCTACACCTTTGTCCGTACGCAACAATTCCACTTCAGAATCCTCAAACGGTCACCAATCCTCTTCCGATACCACACCTCATTATCATTCTGGAGCCAACGTTTCCAACGCTTATCCAACAGATGTCAACGCATCCAGTTCTTTCAGGAACAAGATGTTATTAGATGGATTGGCTATGACTATGGGTGCTAACTGTTTCAATGGTGATTCAAGCGATTTCCAAACTGTAAGAGGTCTAATGGCTATGCCAGTGTTCCACTATTCCCCAATGAATGGCTTCACTGTCAGTAACAGTAACGGTAATATCAACGTCTTCTCTTCATTCCTATCGCTCTTCAGATTAGGTgccttctttttcatcatcttttatTTGGTCACTCAATTGATCAGCGAAAAGCAATCAAGCAAGCCACAAGCTAATGTTGCTGACTTTGTTGTTGACTACGCggattctttgaaattcaattctAACTCCAATATCGTcgaaactttgaagaaaactctGTTCATCAATAAGTTGAAATACCCAGAAAACTCGATGGAAAGACTTGAAAACGAAATCATGAAATGTTTCGCTATCAAGCTTTGGAAATCTCCATTTAAGATCcttgtttcaaatcaaGTCGAAAAAACATGGAGTTCCTTGACTAAGAAGGTAAACGATATTAAcgaaaaatcaaaagatggTATTGATAACCAAGACTGGAAGGCAATCACTAACATTTTGGAGGCCAGCATCGAAGAAACTTTAGGAAATGAAACGTTGTTGTCGAAGTTGACAGAGAGTAAGGATGGATTCAATCTATCCAGCTTTGTTCAATTTGTAAACAGCTCTATCATTAATCAAAAGGTCGAATCTGTGATCAATGATGTCTTCCTAGTTTCTTGcgaagatgatgaatctgCCGTATCTCAAATTGATGACATTTTTAAGGACTCCGTAAAGGGCaacaaagaatttgaatctttAGGATTGACGCCAATACTCGACTGTATTTTCCATCCATCGAATAATCATATCAAAGAGCTCACTGACAAACTAAAAGTAGAAAAATCATCTCTAGATGCTGATTCTAAAAATGATATCGTCAGAATTCTACATTCCTGCATAATTTCCTCATTAATCTCAGAGAAAAAATTCTACGAAGTGTCATATTGGGTTAACAGAATCCCTCTATCATTGCTTGATGAGAATCTATCGATATTATCTGTGTTCTCCCTGTACATCGCTATCAAGAAAGTACTGGATAATCATGAAAACATCGAGGACATCAGTAAGATCAGTGCCAAACTCGAATACATCAGTGGTAAGCTAAGGATCTGGATTGGTTCCAACTCCGGAAATACCCTACAGCTTGACACTAGAGGAAAATTGGTCGACTTCTTTGTAGATAGTGCATTGAAGTTCAACTCACTTGTCGGTagtgacgatgaagaagacgaggaccatgatgatgacgaatATGACTtagatgatgaggaagatgGCGACTTGtttgacgatgacgatAACGAAGACCTTGAAACTGATCAAACAGAATTAGGTGGTAAACTGAATTGA